One window of the Sciurus carolinensis unplaced genomic scaffold, mSciCar1.2, whole genome shotgun sequence genome contains the following:
- the LOC124975721 gene encoding probable G-protein coupled receptor 83, whose product MDAPTTELPQGVFPNPGTMSYGDELTPEALSVPSGFDDLITSTTSQVLQAISNAASAVGRAGRNSVLSMMPDHMPNTGDLADTSGPLASEVVSQDEQVQFWLVVGYTIVVFAAIIGNWVLNHVIMKYKRVHTATGLFVVNISVTNMMLALLSSPFTMVRYLCNSLVFGKMTCHLSRFAQYSCAYVTVMSMAAISLDRHRVMLYPLKSRITPMQGNVCIIIIWIVSTCAALPHAIYQKLYQVEIGNITEETACLPSFPYTSKSTWKYLDLSTFLLFFILPLMVLVVVYGHVAKKLWIHNAVDDINIHTYICQRGKKKQTLKMLMTVVLVYTISWLPLNLYLVLLSSESISSHNGLYFFLHWLAISSSCYNPYIYCWLSDSFRIEVQKVIMEIQKMLLDGISRLRGEHRRLSSVSPTHRPAWVDPNPGVPKFPRFKDFDELPSPPPSPAVEVSFLYPSVPRV is encoded by the exons ATGGACGCCCCAACCACAGAATTGCCCCAAGGGGTTTTCCCGAACCCCGGCACCATGAGCTATGGGGATGAGCTGACCCCTGAAGCTCTGAGTGTGCCCAGCGGCTTTGATGACCTGATCACCTCCACCACCTCTCAGGTGCTGCAGGCCATTTCTAATGCCGCCTCTGCAGTCGGCCGAGCCGGCCGCAACAGCGTGCTCTCCATGATGCCAGACCACATGCCAAACACCGGTGACCTGGCCGACACGTCGGGTCCCCTAGCTTCAGAAGTGGTGTCTCAGGATGAGCAGGTGCAGTTCTGGCTAGTGGTAGGGTACACCATAGTGGTCTTTGCTGCCATCATAGGCAACTGGGTCTTAAACCATGTGATTATGAAGTACAAGAGGGTGCACACCGCCACGGGCCTCTTCGTTGTCAATATTTCCGTGACCAACATGATGCTGGCTCTTCTCAGCTCCCCCTTCACCATG GTGCGCTATCTGTGTAATTCCTTGGTGTTTGGGAAGATGACATGCCACCTCAGTCGCTTTGCCCAGTATTCTTGTGCCTATGTAACTGTGATGAGCATGGCTGCTATTTCCCTGGACCGACATCGG GTGATGCTATATCCCCTCAAGTCCCGGATTACTCCAATGCAAGGCAATGTTTGCATCATTATCATCTGGATTGTGAGCACTTGTGCTGCTTTGCCACATGCTATTTACCAGAAACTTTACCAGGTGGAAATTGG AAACATTACTGAGGAAACTGCCTGCCTCCCCAGTTTCCCATATACTTCAAAATCCACATGGAAATACCTTGACCTGAGCACCTTTTTGCTCTTCTTCATTTTGCCATTGATGGTGCTGGTGGTTGTCTATGGTCATGTGGCCAAGAAGTTGTGGATCCATAATGCTGTCGATGACATTAATATCCATACCTACATCTGCCAGCGTGGGAAGAAGAAACAGACACTGAAGATGCTGATGACAGTGGTGCTTGTCTACACAATCAGCTGGCTACCCCTCAACCTTTACCTGGTGCTGCTATCTAGTGAATCCATCTCAAGCCACAATGGTCTGTACTTTTTCCTCCACTGGCTAGCAATTAGCAGCTCCTGCTACAACCCCTACATCTACTGCTGGCTCAGCGATAGCTTCAGGATTGAAGTTCAGAAGGTCATCATGGAAATCCAGAAGATGCTGCTGGATGGGATCAGTCGCCTAAGAGGGGAGCACCGCCGGTTGAGCTCTGTCTCACCCACCCACCGTCCTGCCTGGGTGGATCCCAATCCTGGAGTGCCCAAATTCCCACGATTCAAAGATTTTGATGAGCTACccagtcctcctccctccccagcagtGGAAGTCTCCTTTCTCTATCCATCAGTGCCTAGAGTTTAA